A part of Saimiri boliviensis isolate mSaiBol1 chromosome 11, mSaiBol1.pri, whole genome shotgun sequence genomic DNA contains:
- the TENT5C gene encoding terminal nucleotidyltransferase 5C isoform X2, which produces MAEESSCTRDCTSFSVLNWDQVSRLHEVLTEVVPIHGRGNFPTLDMTLKDIVQTVRSQLEEAGIKVQDVRLNGSAAGHVLVKDNGLGCKDLDLIFHVALPTEAEFQLVRDVVLCSLLNFLPEGVNKLKISPVTLKEAYVQKLVKVCTDTDRWSLISLSNKNGKNVELKFVDSIRRQFEFSVDSFQIILDSLLFFYDCSSNPISEHFHPTVIGESMYGDFEEAFDHLQNRLIATKNPEEIRGGGLLKYSNLLVRDFRPTDQEEIKTLERYMCSRFFIDFPDILEQQRKLETYLQNHFAEEERSKYDYLMILRRVVNESTVCLMGHERRQTLNLISLLALRVLAEQNIIPSATNVTCYYQPAPYVSDGNFSNYYVAHPPVTYSQPYPTWLPCN; this is translated from the coding sequence ATGGCAGAGGAGAGCAGCTGTACCAGGGACTGCACGTCCTTCAGTGTGCTCAACTGGGATCAGGTTAGCCGGCTGCACGAGGTCCTGACCGAGGTCGTACCGATCCACGGGCGAGGCAACTTTCCAACCTTGGACATGACTCTGAAGGACATCGTCCAGACCGTCCGCAGtcagctggaggaggcaggcatCAAAGTGCAGGATGTCCGGCTGAACGGCTCTGCAGCTGGCCACGTTTTGGTCAAAGACAATGGCTTGGGCTGCAAAGACCTGGACCTCATCTTCCATGTGGCCCTTCCAACAGAGGCAGAATTTCAGCTGGTTAGAGATGTGGTTCTGTGTTCCCTCCTGAACTTCCTGCCAGAGGGCGTGAACAAGCTGAAAATCAGTCCAGTCACTCTGAAGGAGGCATACGTGCAGAAGCTAGTGAAGGTTTGCACGGACACTGACCGCTGGAGCCTGATCTCCCTCTCCAACAAGAACGGGAAGAACGTGGAGCTGAAGTTTGTCGACTCCATTCGGCGTCAGTTTGAGTTCAGTGTGGACTCTTTCCAAATCATCCTggattctttgcttttcttctatgACTGTTCCAGTAACCCCATCTCTGAGCACTTCCACCCCACCGTGATTGGAGAGAGCATGTACGGGGACTTTGAGGAAGCTTTTGACCATCTGCAGAACAGACTGATCGCCACCAAGAACCCAGAAGAAATCAGAGGCGGGGGACTTCTCAAGTACAGCAACCTTCTTGTGCGGGACTTCaggcccacagaccaggaggaaATCAAAACTCTAGAGCGCTACATGTGCTCCAGATTCTTCATCGACTTCCCGGACATCCTTGAACAGCAAAGGAAGTTGGAGACCTACCTTCAAAACCACTTTGCCGAAGAAGAGAGAAGCAAGTATGACTACCTCATGATCCTTCGCAGGGTGGTGAACGAGAGCACCGTGTGTCTCATGGGGCACGAACGCAGGCAGACCCTGAACCTCATCTCCCTCCTGGCCTTGCGCGTGCTGGCGGAACAAAACATCATCCCCAGTGCCACCAACGTCACCTGTTACTACCAGCCGGCTCCTTACGTCAGTGACGGCAACTTCAGCAACTACTACGTTGCCCATCCTCCAGTGACCTACAGCCAACCTTACCCTACCTGGCTGCCCTGTAACTAA
- the TENT5C gene encoding terminal nucleotidyltransferase 5C isoform X1, translating to MVKSPVEAACDETQRLSALKPCGLCANGIILKLLQPEHPLKMAEESSCTRDCTSFSVLNWDQVSRLHEVLTEVVPIHGRGNFPTLDMTLKDIVQTVRSQLEEAGIKVQDVRLNGSAAGHVLVKDNGLGCKDLDLIFHVALPTEAEFQLVRDVVLCSLLNFLPEGVNKLKISPVTLKEAYVQKLVKVCTDTDRWSLISLSNKNGKNVELKFVDSIRRQFEFSVDSFQIILDSLLFFYDCSSNPISEHFHPTVIGESMYGDFEEAFDHLQNRLIATKNPEEIRGGGLLKYSNLLVRDFRPTDQEEIKTLERYMCSRFFIDFPDILEQQRKLETYLQNHFAEEERSKYDYLMILRRVVNESTVCLMGHERRQTLNLISLLALRVLAEQNIIPSATNVTCYYQPAPYVSDGNFSNYYVAHPPVTYSQPYPTWLPCN from the exons ATGGTCAAGTCGCCTGTGGAAGCAGCCTGTGATGAAACCCAGAGGCTCTCAGCTCTTAAACCCTGTGGATTGTGTGCAAACGGAATCATTCTTAAA TTGTTGCAGCCAGAACATCCCCTGAAGATGGCAGAGGAGAGCAGCTGTACCAGGGACTGCACGTCCTTCAGTGTGCTCAACTGGGATCAGGTTAGCCGGCTGCACGAGGTCCTGACCGAGGTCGTACCGATCCACGGGCGAGGCAACTTTCCAACCTTGGACATGACTCTGAAGGACATCGTCCAGACCGTCCGCAGtcagctggaggaggcaggcatCAAAGTGCAGGATGTCCGGCTGAACGGCTCTGCAGCTGGCCACGTTTTGGTCAAAGACAATGGCTTGGGCTGCAAAGACCTGGACCTCATCTTCCATGTGGCCCTTCCAACAGAGGCAGAATTTCAGCTGGTTAGAGATGTGGTTCTGTGTTCCCTCCTGAACTTCCTGCCAGAGGGCGTGAACAAGCTGAAAATCAGTCCAGTCACTCTGAAGGAGGCATACGTGCAGAAGCTAGTGAAGGTTTGCACGGACACTGACCGCTGGAGCCTGATCTCCCTCTCCAACAAGAACGGGAAGAACGTGGAGCTGAAGTTTGTCGACTCCATTCGGCGTCAGTTTGAGTTCAGTGTGGACTCTTTCCAAATCATCCTggattctttgcttttcttctatgACTGTTCCAGTAACCCCATCTCTGAGCACTTCCACCCCACCGTGATTGGAGAGAGCATGTACGGGGACTTTGAGGAAGCTTTTGACCATCTGCAGAACAGACTGATCGCCACCAAGAACCCAGAAGAAATCAGAGGCGGGGGACTTCTCAAGTACAGCAACCTTCTTGTGCGGGACTTCaggcccacagaccaggaggaaATCAAAACTCTAGAGCGCTACATGTGCTCCAGATTCTTCATCGACTTCCCGGACATCCTTGAACAGCAAAGGAAGTTGGAGACCTACCTTCAAAACCACTTTGCCGAAGAAGAGAGAAGCAAGTATGACTACCTCATGATCCTTCGCAGGGTGGTGAACGAGAGCACCGTGTGTCTCATGGGGCACGAACGCAGGCAGACCCTGAACCTCATCTCCCTCCTGGCCTTGCGCGTGCTGGCGGAACAAAACATCATCCCCAGTGCCACCAACGTCACCTGTTACTACCAGCCGGCTCCTTACGTCAGTGACGGCAACTTCAGCAACTACTACGTTGCCCATCCTCCAGTGACCTACAGCCAACCTTACCCTACCTGGCTGCCCTGTAACTAA